A part of Capsicum annuum cultivar UCD-10X-F1 chromosome 6, UCD10Xv1.1, whole genome shotgun sequence genomic DNA contains:
- the LOC107875086 gene encoding kirola-like has protein sequence MGVKGKLIASMEVKCGGHMFHDIFHTNTHHVPNITPSNISHFQIHEGETLKIGSVVRKYEDGKEMFAKEVIEDFDPQKKSIIWKVIDEDLLELYNSFTVISSCEHQWATFTLAYEKKSEEKPEPLGLLAYFIEVTKDIEGHLLKKEKKNIHDFQQLYIYMRKNLCNDEYSAILATSS, from the exons ATGGGTGTGAAAGGCAAGTTGATTGCTTCAATGGAAGTGAAGTGTGGAGGACacatgtttcatgatatttttcACACAAATACTCATCATGTACCCAATATAACCCCTAGTAATATCAGTCATTTTCAGATTCATGAAGGTGAAACCCTAAAGATTGGTTCCGTTGTTAGGAAATATGAGG ATGGAAAAGAAATGTTTGCCAAGGAGGTGATTGAAGACTTTGATCCTCAGAAGAAATCAATAATTTGGAAGGTGATTGACGAAGACCTGTTAGAGTTATATAATTCTTTTACTGTTATTTCATCATGTGAACATCAATGGGCTACATTTACACTTGCATATGagaaaaagagtgaagaaaaaccAGAGCCCCTCGGTCTCTTGGCTTATTTCATTGAGGTGACCAAAGATATTGAAGGTCACcttctcaaaaaagaaaaaaaaaatattcatgattttcaacagttatatatatatatgcgcaaAAACTTATGCAATGATGAATATTCTGCAATATTGGCTACTTCGAGCTAG